The Lysinibacillus pakistanensis genome includes a window with the following:
- a CDS encoding cytochrome c oxidase subunit 3, translated as MDFNTKFTPHTWPDHPEQATMEGKNKVVGFWIFLACEVVLFASLFATYLALKNKGPAGMEFTTQGLFELPLAFAMTMLLLTSSLTSVYAIYHMRNFNFKGMQTWLAITLALGLGFLALEIYEFQHYVHLGFTFNQSAFATAFYSLVGTHGFHVCLGLVWIATLMIRNAKRGLNLYNAPKFFVAALYWHFIDVVWVFIFTVVYLMGVIG; from the coding sequence ATGGATTTCAATACTAAATTTACTCCTCATACTTGGCCAGATCATCCTGAACAAGCTACGATGGAAGGTAAAAATAAAGTCGTTGGTTTCTGGATTTTCCTTGCCTGTGAAGTTGTACTTTTCGCAAGTTTATTCGCTACTTACTTAGCGCTTAAGAACAAAGGTCCTGCGGGCATGGAGTTCACAACACAAGGTTTATTTGAATTACCTTTAGCATTTGCTATGACGATGTTACTTTTAACATCATCTCTAACATCTGTATATGCGATTTACCATATGCGTAACTTTAACTTTAAAGGCATGCAAACTTGGTTAGCAATTACATTAGCTTTAGGTCTTGGATTCTTAGCACTTGAAATCTATGAATTCCAACACTATGTGCACCTTGGTTTTACATTTAACCAATCTGCATTCGCAACTGCGTTTTATTCATTAGTTGGTACACATGGTTTCCACGTATGTTTAGGACTTGTATGGATTGCAACATTAATGATCCGTAATGCTAAACGTGGTTTAAACTTGTACAATGCACCTAAATTCTTCGTAGCTGCTTTATATTGGCACTTTATTGACGTAGTTTGGGTATTCATCTTTACAGTAGTATACTTGATGGGAGTGATCGGATAA
- the coxB gene encoding cytochrome c oxidase subunit II, whose translation MMKGLKKWRLFSLLAVMMVFLSGCGEDYISALKPSGQVGKEQFNLLMLATGIMTLVVVVVSVIYLLAFLKFRRSKVGENVIPKQVEGSHTLEVIWTVIPIILLLILAVPVVTATYKFADVAAMDIVDEDGNKTALTVNVTAKLYWWEFEYPNQGIVTSQELVVPTGQKVYFNLKAADVKHSFWIPAVGGKMDTNVENLNKFYLEFDKESKDLKDGVFYGKCAELCGPSHALMDFKVKALSPEAFDAWVTAMKATEGKVADKASTDLGEATFANSCLGCHAISGTGVSGAPGPNLTTFGDRNRVAGFLKHDEESLKAWIKDPEQFKPGNLMTGKYGELTDEEIDALATYIMSLSVEK comes from the coding sequence ATGATGAAAGGGCTTAAAAAATGGCGTCTTTTTTCACTTCTAGCAGTGATGATGGTTTTCCTTTCCGGTTGTGGTGAAGATTATATTTCTGCACTAAAACCATCTGGTCAAGTAGGTAAAGAACAATTCAATCTATTAATGTTAGCTACTGGAATTATGACGTTAGTAGTAGTAGTCGTATCTGTTATCTATTTACTTGCATTCTTAAAATTCCGCCGTTCAAAAGTTGGCGAAAATGTGATTCCTAAGCAAGTAGAAGGAAGTCACACTCTTGAAGTGATTTGGACAGTTATTCCAATTATTTTATTATTAATCTTAGCTGTACCAGTTGTTACTGCTACTTATAAATTCGCAGATGTTGCTGCAATGGATATAGTAGATGAAGATGGTAACAAAACAGCACTTACAGTAAATGTAACTGCAAAATTATATTGGTGGGAGTTCGAATACCCTAACCAAGGTATTGTAACTTCACAAGAATTAGTAGTACCAACAGGTCAAAAGGTTTACTTTAACTTAAAAGCTGCCGATGTAAAGCACTCATTCTGGATTCCTGCTGTGGGCGGTAAAATGGATACGAACGTAGAAAACTTAAACAAGTTCTACTTAGAATTCGATAAAGAATCGAAAGACCTTAAAGATGGCGTTTTCTATGGTAAATGTGCTGAGTTATGTGGTCCTTCACACGCATTAATGGACTTCAAAGTTAAAGCTTTAAGCCCAGAAGCATTTGATGCATGGGTAACTGCAATGAAAGCAACAGAGGGTAAAGTTGCTGACAAAGCTTCAACAGATCTTGGAGAAGCAACATTTGCTAACAGCTGTTTAGGCTGTCACGCAATTTCTGGTACGGGCGTTAGTGGTGCACCAGGTCCTAACTTAACAACATTTGGTGACCGTAACCGTGTTGCTGGTTTCTTAAAACATGATGAAGAAAGCCTAAAAGCTTGGATTAAGGACCCTGAACAATTTAAACCAGGTAACTTAATGACAGGAAAATATGGTGAACTTACTGATGAAGAAATTGATGCTCTTGCAACATACATCATGAGCTTATCTGTTGAAAAATAA
- the ctaD gene encoding cytochrome c oxidase subunit I: MSSYTQKKGFGATVWDYITTVDHKKLAVMYLLAGTLFFAIAGFEALLMRIQLMKPNNDFVSAGFFNELLTMHGTTMLFLAATPLLFAFMNMLVPLQIGARDVAFPFLNSLGFWLFFLGAVFLHLSFFMGGAPDAGWTSYASLSLYSPGHGIDFYVLGLQISGAGTLISGLNFIVTIITMRAPGMTFMRMPLFTWTSLVSSALILFAFPPLTIGLLMMLFDRMFGGNFFDHTMGGNTIIWEHLFWIFGHPEVYILVLPAFGLFSEIIPAFSRKRLFGYSSMVFATILIGFLGFMVWAHHMFTVGLGPTANAIFAVATMAIAVPTGMKVFNWILTIWGGSIKVTTPMLYALGFIPSFVAGGVTGVMQASAPLDYQLHDSYFIVAHFHYVIVGGIVTALFGSAHFYWPIFFNRMLNETLGKWTFWVFFIGFHLTFFVQHFLGLMGMPRRVFTYMEGQGWDQFNYISTIGAAMMGVGVIMMVINCLMSIKGKPAGRDPWGDGRTLEWSIPQPIPFYNFRQTPLVRGLDPWWIEKQEGNKEVTFAEPLGDIHMPNNSAIPFVISMGLFIAAFGALYNPDADKPWSIYILIGGLAITFGAMIFRSIKDDHGFHLHKEEIIEIEEKLYGKGGNK; the protein is encoded by the coding sequence GTGAGCTCATACACACAGAAAAAGGGCTTTGGAGCAACTGTCTGGGATTACATTACTACTGTTGACCATAAAAAATTAGCAGTGATGTATTTATTAGCCGGTACATTGTTCTTCGCTATCGCTGGTTTTGAAGCGTTATTAATGCGTATTCAGTTAATGAAACCAAATAACGATTTCGTATCAGCAGGTTTTTTCAATGAATTATTAACAATGCACGGAACGACAATGTTATTCCTAGCAGCGACTCCATTACTATTCGCATTTATGAACATGCTAGTACCATTACAAATTGGTGCGCGTGACGTTGCATTCCCATTCCTGAACTCTTTAGGGTTCTGGTTATTCTTCCTAGGTGCAGTATTCCTTCACCTGTCATTCTTTATGGGTGGCGCTCCTGATGCGGGCTGGACTTCTTATGCATCATTATCATTATACTCTCCAGGACATGGTATTGACTTCTATGTACTTGGTTTACAAATTTCAGGGGCAGGTACATTAATTTCAGGTCTTAACTTTATCGTTACGATTATTACAATGCGTGCTCCTGGTATGACATTCATGCGTATGCCATTATTCACTTGGACATCGCTTGTATCAAGTGCTTTAATTTTATTCGCATTCCCTCCACTTACAATTGGTTTATTAATGATGTTATTTGACCGTATGTTTGGTGGTAACTTCTTTGACCATACTATGGGTGGTAACACAATTATTTGGGAACACTTATTCTGGATCTTCGGGCACCCAGAGGTTTATATCTTAGTATTACCAGCATTCGGGTTATTCTCTGAGATTATTCCAGCGTTCTCTCGTAAGCGTTTATTCGGATACTCATCAATGGTATTCGCAACAATTTTAATCGGTTTCTTAGGGTTCATGGTTTGGGCTCACCATATGTTTACAGTTGGTCTTGGGCCAACAGCAAACGCAATCTTTGCCGTTGCAACTATGGCAATTGCCGTACCAACAGGTATGAAAGTATTCAACTGGATCTTAACTATTTGGGGCGGATCTATTAAAGTTACAACACCAATGCTTTATGCATTAGGCTTCATCCCGTCATTCGTTGCGGGTGGTGTTACAGGGGTCATGCAAGCATCTGCACCTCTTGACTACCAATTACACGATTCTTACTTTATCGTTGCTCACTTCCACTACGTAATCGTAGGTGGTATCGTAACAGCTTTATTTGGTTCAGCGCACTTCTACTGGCCAATTTTCTTCAACCGTATGTTAAACGAAACATTAGGAAAATGGACTTTCTGGGTATTCTTCATTGGATTCCATTTAACATTCTTCGTACAACATTTCCTAGGTCTGATGGGTATGCCACGTCGCGTATTCACTTACATGGAAGGTCAAGGTTGGGATCAGTTCAACTATATTTCAACAATCGGTGCGGCAATGATGGGTGTTGGGGTTATCATGATGGTAATCAACTGCTTAATGTCCATTAAAGGCAAACCAGCAGGTCGTGATCCATGGGGCGATGGACGTACACTGGAATGGTCAATTCCACAACCAATTCCATTCTATAACTTCCGTCAAACACCACTTGTTCGTGGTTTAGATCCATGGTGGATTGAAAAACAAGAAGGTAATAAAGAAGTTACATTTGCTGAGCCATTAGGTGATATCCATATGCCAAACAACTCTGCAATTCCTTTCGTAATTTCTATGGGTCTGTTTATCGCAGCATTCGGTGCTCTTTACAATCCAGATGCAGATAAACCATGGTCAATCTATATCTTAATTGGTGGTCTTGCTATCACATTCGGTGCTATGATTTTCCGTTCTATTAAGGACGATCATGGTTTCCACTTACACAAAGAAGAAATTATTGAAATTGAAGAAAAACTTTACGGCAAAGGAGGAAATAAATAA
- a CDS encoding cytochrome C oxidase subunit IV family protein — protein sequence MSSHDTPIVAKSQAQYEYDRHHNAVHMRKQVINFAIMIFFTFIAFAVVAADFSKYLIMPFVLLLAGVQVVLQLYSFMHLEDKKTHFGGVIGFFMWMGILIAFTFFLAFLTIIWW from the coding sequence ATGTCATCACACGATACACCTATAGTTGCTAAGTCACAGGCACAATACGAGTATGATCGTCATCATAATGCCGTTCATATGCGTAAACAAGTAATCAACTTTGCGATTATGATTTTCTTTACATTTATCGCGTTCGCAGTAGTTGCAGCCGATTTTTCTAAATACTTAATCATGCCATTCGTATTATTGCTTGCTGGAGTGCAAGTTGTTCTTCAACTTTACTCTTTCATGCACTTAGAAGACAAAAAAACTCACTTCGGTGGTGTAATTGGTTTCTTCATGTGGATGGGAATTTTAATCGCATTTACATTCTTCTTAGCATTCTTGACTATCATTTGGTGGTAA